The DNA window CCTGGATGCCACGGCTCTCGTCGCCGTCGAACGTGACGAAGCCGGTGACCCGGCCACGCCCGGTGACCGTCACGGTGTGGCGGCCGGCCTCGAGCGGTCCGGACCCGGCCGGTGGCATCGGGCGGCCGTCGACGGTCACGGTCAGCGTGGCGCCGGGAGCGTGCCACACCCGTACGCTGGTGCCGGTGAACTCGTGGGTGAGCGAGCCGCCGTCCAGGTCGTACCCTTTCAGCGCCCAGCCGTCCTCGGGCGGCGCCGGCCGGCCGCCGGTCGCCGCCACCGGCCACTGCGGCGGGCGACCCCAGGCCGCCACGAAGTTCGCGCCGCCGGGCGCGCCGGCCACCGGGAAGGCGGACCGCAGGTTCTCCGCGAGCATCGTGACGTATCCACGGCCGTAGACCGAGCCCACGCCCTCCGTGCTGGACGAGCCGATCACGGCGACGACGGCGGGCTCGTACCGCCGGTTCGCCAGCGCGGCGTGCCAGGACAGCAGCGCCAGCCGGTCGGTCGGCGGGTCCGCCGCGCGGGCGGCCGGCGCGGTGGCCGCGCCCGCGGCGATCCCGGCCGCCACCGAGCCCCCGGCGACCGCCGCCGCGCGTATGAAGTTCCGTCGATCCGGCATGTCAGTCGCCCCCCGAT is part of the Actinoplanes missouriensis 431 genome and encodes:
- a CDS encoding SGNH/GDSL hydrolase family protein — translated: MPDRRNFIRAAAVAGGSVAAGIAAGAATAPAARAADPPTDRLALLSWHAALANRRYEPAVVAVIGSSSTEGVGSVYGRGYVTMLAENLRSAFPVAGAPGGANFVAAWGRPPQWPVAATGGRPAPPEDGWALKGYDLDGGSLTHEFTGTSVRVWHAPGATLTVTVDGRPMPPAGSGPLEAGRHTVTVTGRGRVTGFVTFDGDESRGIQVWNGGHGGRTTGSFAARIDAWAPSLATIRPHLVILQLGVNDWRTGVPAATVKRNLQMIVKAVRAHAGTDPSFVIYGSPRVGPARDRGFSRVAQAWAEVAAEDDAVSYFDLSARQPAPSADNRLGLYCDDLIHMTDKGAAHTADALTGFLAPG